In Prunus dulcis chromosome 1, ALMONDv2, whole genome shotgun sequence, the following are encoded in one genomic region:
- the LOC117614182 gene encoding queuine tRNA-ribosyltransferase accessory subunit 2-like, which translates to MKFAVKAWSSGKARAGVLQLGSCPGPIETPSLLLSTRKGLPHFIPPDLLYSLPSPDSHLFHVSSLHFLEGLSPQTISKIGGLHQMLGLPEHGFVCIPRDSIQCLPECNSSNKFGASFETPCGRRLIKPVEYVELISSLRPNIWTTLADEVPTWVSEKRNKTSVDRTIRWLDECIALNPAGGPVFGSIVGGCSVKERERCAQEAARRNLSGYWIGGFGLGESMDERPALLNAVTDILQEEKPRLITGLGLPEEILQGVAAGIDVFDSTYLCHLSLGGFALTFPLDGVEMNTSDNIGSDQTKINLRATVYRKDISPIVENCNCYTCKNHTKAYINHLLNVHEMLAQTLLEIHNTHHYIGFFRSVREAIKSGNFEQFRQKFVEGKCYHVAAEAAAACM; encoded by the exons ATGAAGTTCGCAGTGAAAGCATGGAGCAGCGGAAAAGCGCGGGCAGGGGTGCTCCAGCTGGGCAGCTGCCCGGGCCCAATAGAGACCCcttctcttctcctctctaCTCGAAAGGGCCTGCCCCATTTCATCCCCCCTGACCTTCTTTACTCTCTTCCTTCCCCTGATTCCCATCTCTTCCATGTTAGCTCCCTCCACTT CCTGGAAGGCCTCTCACCACAAACAATATCAAAGATAGGAGGCTTGCATCAGATGCTTGGTTTGCCGGAACACGGGTTCGTCTGCATACCAAGGGACTCTATTCAATGCCTACCAGAATGTAATAGCAGTAACAAATTTGGAGCATCTTTTGAGACTCCTTGCGGTCGCCGTTTG ATTAAACCTGTAGAGTATGTTGAGTTGATTTCTTCCTTGAGACCCAATATATGGACTACTTTGGCTGATGAAGTTCCTACGTGGGTATCTGAGAAGAGGAACAAGACCTCAGTTGATCGAACTATTAGATGGCTTGATGAATGCATTGCGCTAAATCCG GCAGGTGGACCTGTCTTTGGATCCATTGTTGGAGGGTGTTCTGTAAAAGAACGTGAACGATGTGCGCAAGAAGCTGCCCGCAGAAATTTATCAG GTTACTGGATCGGAGGTTTTGGGCTTGGAGAGAGCATGGATGAGCGCCCTGCTCTCCTTAATGCTGTTACT GATATCTTACAAGAGGAGAAACCACGCTTGATCACTGGACTTGGACTTCCAG AGGAGATCTTGCAGGGGGTTGCTGCAGGCATTGATGTCTTTGATTCTAC GTATCTATGCCATCTTTCCCTTGGTGGCTTTGCACTTACATTCCCACTAGATGGAGTTGAGATGAATACATCTGATAATATAGGAAGTGACCAGACAAAGATTAATTTGAGAGCAACAGTTTACAG gaAAGATATATCACCCATTGTTGAAAATTGTAACTGCTATACGTGCAAGAATCATACAAAAGCTTACATCAATCACCTGCTCAATGTTCACGAAATGCTGGCTCAGACTCTACTAGAAAT ACATAATACTCACCATTATATAGGATTCTTCCGCTCAGTAAGGGAGGCAATTAAGTCCGGTAATTTTGAGCAATTCAGACAGAAATTTGTTGAGGGTAAATGTTACCATGTTGCTGCCGAAGCTGCTGCTGCCTGCATGTGA